The sequence below is a genomic window from Chelmon rostratus isolate fCheRos1 chromosome 24, fCheRos1.pri, whole genome shotgun sequence.
TGCAGGCACATTATCGCTGGCAAGGAAAGGTTTCAGTGATAAACCAGGAGAGTTTATTAAGTGTCTTCCTGTGGCCTCTTTTGCCCATGCTATTCTCTAATTAACCCAGAACCTCAGGCTAGATCGCAGAGAATGACATGCCTCATATTTAATGTCTCCTCTCGAAAGTAATGCCTCGTGTCTGCTCATTGACCCAGGTCACATTTAGTATTTGAATATCTTGAGTGTCTTGTATAATTTTGACGTTATTACACTTGTCCTCCAAAATGGTTCCATTGAAGCCTAatgacaaacccacacacacaacccaccATTTGATAACGACGTCAGCAGGAACTGTTTCAAACGCATGCCTGTGAATCAGTCAGTTTTTCCATATTTACGTATTGTTTTTGGTTTCAGGATGGATTCCTTCTCCAGCCCTTTGAAAAGGAAGATCGAGCCACACAGGACCAAGCTGAGAAAGAGGACAGATGTGATAAGGTGGACAAGCCTGAGAAAACGCAGAGAAAAATGCTGTCGAGAGGTGAGAAATGCAGCACCACGCATGGTGAAGTGCTCGTTTTAGAAactgttggggtttttttgttttattttttgccttgaACATCTTTACCTTCTCTGCTTATTCATGTGCATTTGAACATATCTCAGTCCTTGCATCATCCCTGTTTGAATCTATTCAAATAAGTATTAATCATTGAGTTTGGTCAGTTTTAAAATTAGAAGCTTTTGTGACACCGATGTCAGTGGGGCAGACTTGCCGTCACAGTCACAGAAGCTGAAATATTTCCATTAACACCTCAGCTTTCTTTACATCATAAACACCTGGGGCCTCATTTATAAACATTGCTTACTCCCCAAAAGGAGCCTGAAAGATGCATCTGCTTCCCCCGTCCAAAAATTGGAATTTATATTTAGAAAACTTTAGCAGGAAAGCATGCACACATCTAAAATTACACACACCAGGCAGGCCTGTGCAGTGCGACATGAATGAAATTACAACAGGGGCACCTGTGCGATGCAGCTTTGCAATGCGTGTGCGTAAGACAGTCTGAAGTGGTGCTTAAGCGCTCATCCAGACAAAGACTATGTTTGATTGAAACCACTGTTATTATGTATTGTAGCCaaagcttgtttgtgtgtgcggtGAATAGATGGCATGCCGGTATTCTACTTGGTAGTCGTAGTCTATCGCGCCATTAAATGTCATGTGCCCAGCTGCACAACACAAATTCCCACAATTCAGAAGGAACGGCCACCATATTGGTACAGGGAAGCCACacctgctctttttttctttctgcagggAAAATAGGTGCCATGATGTCATGAATTTTTGGATTCTAGTTTTTAGTTGTTTGCAGATTAGTATTGTATGATTGATGTGAATTCAGtgtaaatgatgatgatgatgtatgtATGATAACATAAAGTCACTGAGGTTTGTTCTACTCAGTTGAAGTGTAATATATGGATGTTTGGctccctgaatgcaacatgaaTGTCCTTTGCCAGTCACACGCCTGTTTAAGTGATGAACTGCACtattttttagaaatgtaataCATGTCTTAAACTGAATTACTATAATTTCAGAGTCTGTGCTACAAAATGTTCAACCTCTATCACCAGTCctatgtgcaaaaaaaaagtgattacaCAGCCCTGCCATAGATTCTAtacatgtttcactgtttattaTATCATTTTGGTGGCAGTTTGTCACCGGCGACACTGAAGGCGAAGTATTGAAATGAAGCCAAATGCTTTAATGATACTTATCACACAGTCCATGTCACTCAGCCAAATTACAGCCTTCTAATAATTATATCCTTTACCATGTCACAAGGAACATCCAGTCctaaacatttttcttctctggcGCAGTGCCCTCCAGTTTGTCCAAAAGCACTTCTCCTTTTTAAATGATATCTCATTATGTGCCGATAATTGGCGTGATTCAGTTAATTGCGACAAGCTCAAGGTGTTAAGCAATTACACGCATTCCCACAGGCGCATAAAGGTGTCTGCTTCCCTCTGTGGAGCAACACCACTGATGAGACAGCCTCCAATTATAGAAACCAGACACCCACCGAGGGGAGCGAGCTCCAGCGTCCCCTGACTCCCACTGATGGATCCTATCCTCTGTTGGTGCACAggaaccctttttttttttttttttttccagtgtcaaCTTCGTTATCCAACAACATCTTCATTTCTTAAGTGGTTCGGCTGGCAGCGCCACTGCCGCTGATACAAGCTgccagatgtttttctgttgttcttgtttttttcacattggTCACACAATAACCATCCAGTAGCATGGTTCTTAGCAATGTCACCCTTTAGCTAAGTTTCTCTTCTCAAACGTGCAGAcagacttttccttttttttcctcactaaTAGTTGAATGACAAGCCGATTAATTTGCATATCAATATTCACAACGTGCGTTTCATTAACTGTTTATCATTAATTTGGGAAGTTAACGGGGTGGAACATTTCAATTTCCACGTTATTGGTACAAAGAAAATGATGGTATGCAGGTAATCTCAGGGATTGTTTTATATATCTGGACATATTTGAGTATTTGTGTGCAGGTATCATTTAAGGTGGAATCTGTGCACATCAATTTTTCATAAATGAAATCTGTGATGCATTGCCAAATTTCAACGTGATCTGTGTGTCTCTTGGTTAGATTCCAGTCAAGACTACACAGATTCAACTGGCATTGATCTCCATGAGTTCCTGGTCAACACACTGAAGGGCAACCCCAGGTatgctcaacacacacacctgaattTGACcgctgcagagaaacatgagCCCCAAGTGTTCACCTTTCCAGCCTGAAGGCCtggtcacaccagcatttaaaacgGCAAACTTTCCATCTGCTCTGTCAACAGTAGAAATTGCTCCAGAGAGTTTAAGAGACAAGAGTCAACGGCACAAATACATCTTTCAATAAACTATGTGAAGTTATTGTCTCGATCAATATTGTCAAGATCGCTAGCAAGACGCTACAGATCTCACAGCTCAGTTTGTGCAACGTgaaccaaacaaaacaagcaaggAGCTATGTTACATTTGTCCGAGATGTGCATGTTAGtggctagcttgctagctactCTTTTGAGTATCTGTGGAAATAGCCCCTTTTTAAGAAGACATGCTGATGATTTAGCTGTTACTCTACTTTCTGGTGTGACCAGACCTTTGGCCGTTTAATTATAACCTCCTGGACTTTGGTGATCTTTATTATGACCTGCGAAGTAAAAGGATTATTTGATTATGAATCCAATTTTGTGTTGAATATGTCTCCGAAACAATCttaatatgtctttttttaggGATCGAATCATGCTACTGAAGTTGGAGCAGGACATCTTGGACTTCATCAGCAATAATGAGTGAGGAGTATTCATTAACATATATTAAGATCTAGATGATAGGGGGGACTGCAGAGTCTGTTTGGATGGGCTGCTTCGTTTTTAAAAGAAGTGTGAACTTTGGGCGCCGGTCATCAGATTTTCCTTTCAGTCTTTGAAAATATGGAAAATTCAGTTTGCATCACTATCACCAATGTAGTGATGTTGATCCAGGTTTACTGAGGGCTTAGAGTTCTCCTCCAGTGAGCTCAGAAGCgctttgaaacattttcaaaacagaCCCAAGAGCAGATATGTCCTTATAaggtaaaacaacaacagacttGTACCAGATGAAACAGGCGTAGCTGCACTGGCCCCCCCACTTCTTTAATTCCTCATTCCAGACTGGGATTGTGACTaatgccccctccctcccctttaCATTTAAACTGTAGACCATCAACCACatttctccatctccctctaGAAGCCAAAAGAGAAAATTCCCACCCATGACGCCCTATCACAGGATGCTGTTACATCGAGTGGCAGCGTACTTTGGCATGGACCACAATGTGGACCCCAGTGGGAAGTCAGTGGTAATCAACAAAACCACCAACACAAGAATGTGAGCCTTTCTTTGCTCTTTCTTCTTACAACTCTACCGACCTTATTTGACTAAAAGCAGACTGATAATATTAGCAGACTGGTGGACAATGCGTGAGGGCACTGAATGAACCTTCCATTATACGACACCATCACTTTGCTAGTCGATTGGTGGAGAATTTCCTATGGCCGTAAGCTTTTGCAAACAATCGACAGCTAAGTTGGTTTCCTGCCCTGCTTGTTGGTTAACATATGTTGCTGTCAGCATCTGCCTGGAATTAAGCTGCCACTAAAACTCTTGTGAATTCCCCCCACCGACAGACCCGATCAGAAATTCTCAGAGCACATCAAGGATGACAGGGCGGACGATTTTCAGAAACGCTACATTCTCAAACGAGACAACTCCAGCTTTGATCGTGAAGACAGCACGGTaggtggttttttttttttttttttttcgtcctttttttcctttcttcaccAAGCTGTCACTTTCATTTCTGACATGTTGGTAAGAGTGGGACAATCTGGCGTCCCTGACATTGCTGCTaaagaagagtgtgtgtgtgcgtgactgtatgtgtgtgtgtccttgccaGATTCGAATGCGTTTGAAAGCTGACAAGAGGAGCAAATcgatggaggagagggaggaggagtaCCAGCGAGCCAGAGAAAGGATATTTGCACATGATGTGAGAGCTGTTTGTGTAGgcggggtggggggagggggccATGTTGCACAAATCTTTGTGTCGTTTCTATTCATGTGCAAATTCAGTAGATTTCTTGCTACCAATTACCACTGCTGgatttatgattttttttcgATGGGGTCGCTCTGATTCGGAGCCAAATTCATAAAGTCAGATTTCTAACGAGACCTGCAAGCAGGTATACGGGGTCCAAGCTCCTGATAAAATTTTAATAACTGTTATTGGTAAATTCATTGGATTTTGGCATGAACAGAGCCATGAAACGTAGCTTTCAGCAGAGCTCGAAATGCAAAAGAGAAGTGTTAGAGATAAGAGTAAGAACAAACTGTGGCATGAATTATCTGCACTGTagtaatttactgtaattttCTTCCCACCCACAGGGAGATCAGTTCATACTAGATAGAAGGTAAGTAGTAAAACTGCATTAATCTCACGAccactgacttttcctcacCTCTCATTACATAACAGTTTGGTTCCAGCAAGCTGTGCCTAATATGGATGATGAATTGTCAATTAATTGGCCAAAGTAGAACCAATGTCATCCCTTAAAGTGGAACTAAAGCTCTTCAGATAGcttctgcatttaaatgttcAATCACTTTTATAGTTTTGCCGTCAGGGCAGCAATTAGAGCCCGCTctgtcatgttttaaaatggTGGATATCTCATTTTGTCAGCGCAtgttctccctctccccctcccttcaGTGCCCAGGATCAGGACGCATGCATGAGCACCCAACAGAGGCGGCAAATGTTCAGGTAGGTCCGTCCCCCCCACCCCGGTCACACATCATTCAGCTCTTTCAGAGGCCGAACCGCAGGCAGAGAAGAAACCTTTGAATCACCGTCTGCCTTAATCGGCTCGCTCAGGAGCTGGAGTGCTGAGCCGAGGATTTGTTTTCGCCGCACAGGAAAGCTTCTGTTTAAATAGGATTTTCTCCCCAGGTTTCCTCATGTGGGACGGCCTGTTCAGCCCAAAGCTAGCCAATTAAACGACATAGCCGTTTTTTTAAAAGACACGTCTTCTTTTAATGATCAAGCATTGAAGAAATCATCAGCGTAATGTTTGGTGGGAGAAGATGCAGTCTTGAATGGGTGAATGCGGAATATGGTCTTCCAGGATGACAGCAGATCATTAAGATGTCAtcaattaagtcatttttagatgtaaaaaatatgcctattattattgaaaaaaaatgtttttccccaTTTGTACTGTAATTCTGTGGCAAAAGAGGAGCAAACTTTTAGACAAGTAACATAGAGATAAAAAGGATTAATCAATTTATTGGGAACTGTTTTGATAAATTGCTGCTTTAAGTAATTCTTCtgaagcaaaaatgctaaaaattcTGAAATGTAAATAGACGCTCGCTTGTTTATAGCTTTTTATGgtgttaaaataaatatcttTGGGCTGTTTAACTGTTGGTCCCGAAATAAGCAATTTGAACATGTCAGCTTTggaaatttgtgattttttttaggcTATTTTTAtggaccaaatgattaatcaaccGATTAATAGATGGTAAAAATAAGTACATACAAGACACAAACAGAATTGTATTTAAAGTACCGTCTCCCTGCACAGGTTACGGGCCGGTCGGTCAGGCGCCAGCCGGCAGAGCAGCTCCGAGACGGAAACGCTGCCGCGGCACGGGGAGCCTCGGCCGTGGAGCAGCACCGACAGCTCGGACAGCTCCAACCGGCTCGCCCCGCGGCCCGCCATCACCAAGGCCAGCAGCTTCAGCGGCATTTCACCCGGCCTCGTCCGCGGGGACAGCACGGCCAGCAGCAAGAGCACCGGGAGGCTCTCCAAAACAGGcaagagagacagcagggacGCGATGCCTCAGAATATCCCCCgtctgttttaaatgaaaaatacctTCGTGTGGCAgcctgaaatacaaaaaaaaaacccctgcaTCTGCTTCCACTCAGAGTGTCGCAGTCAATATTGTCGATGGAGGGATTTCTCTCTTCTGAAATTTCTCTCACTTGGAAGTGAGCATGTAATTTATTCCATCAGTCACTCAGACAGGGGATAGGAAACCCTCTGTCACagcatgaaaaggaaaaattaGCTAATTAGACAGTGCACTGTGTAAATAGGGAGCAAAAATAGGCATATCGAGCTGCGAGCAAAATCCACTGGCATCCGGGGAACCTGAGGTCTCATCAGAACAAGTGTTTGCCGTCCTGCCGCGGTCAATAAAGTCTGTGGGCCGCCCTGTAGCCGGACAGCTGTCAAAACTAATCACCACACAACAAcgtggtgatggaggaggctcTTAAAAAAGTGTTGTAGCAGCAGTAGAATAAAACCTAGCAGCGAGGAGTCGCTGCATAATGTATCAGCCTAAGCACCGAGAAGTGCTGCACAAGTCACCGAGATGAAGTTAGGGCTGCTCCCCGACTGCAGGTGCTTACTCCACAATATGATCCATTTGTAACCTGACTGGCTGAGATTAGATGAAACGTGTTCTTTACTCCGGGTTCGGCTTCTTTATCTCAGTGAATGCAGGGTGAAAATCCTTGGTTGGCCTCTGCTCTAGATTTCGTTCcctgcctctgtttctgtctggcattttttctatttttgccGAGTTcctgttggtttcttttttttcccccctcaccgagcggtagcagcagcagcagcaggcttcTTGCCTGAGCAGTTTTTTAAGTTGTTTACGAGGCGGCTGGCTGCcctcactttgtgttttgggaGTTTAAGTCGAGGAGACATCttgcctgtgctgctgtgttctCCTGCCTTTGCCCTTCTCCTAAGCCCTCAAATAACCTTCACCTGCAACAAGCTGCACGCCATCACTACCTGAAAATGGGAGCTTATATTTGATAGGGGGAAAAATCCTCTCAATGGTTTAAAGTGAGAATTCTATTGTTTCTGCCTGTGTGATATCATTTTGACATcatctttcagttttcagtcatgAACCTCACTTGTCTTTCATTAACCCCTATTCTGAAGTTCTTACGCGATTTACGCGCATTTCCTGCTGAGGTAAACTTCTTCTCCACGGCCTTCAGGTTGCAAATATTATACTTTTCCcatcactacatttatttgacagcttcagtttgttACTCTACAGATTAAGATTTAATGTCCAACCCTTACAGCCATCTTATAGAATACGATCTGTTGTTCTGCATTGAGCTTAGCAGCCTTTAAAAGACTCCACAGCAGATTGCAATGCAGGCCCCTCCTCCCAAAAAACCAAGGGCTTCGCCATTTTGCACAACATTCAGTAATTATACGGTGCACAGATACCAATTTCTCCATCAACGGACGCCTCAAGagaccagaatgcaatgcagccaCAAGAGAGGCTCCATTATTAGCAAGAGGCACGACTGCTTCATTATCACCATTAGTTCTTTCCACAGGCTGAAAGCAACATGTTAATGTTCCTCCTCTCCGTCttaaaggcattctgggaaatgtatGGAGTCAGTGATAAATCTCTGCGTTCCGCCTCTCTCTCAGGTTCAGAGTCATGCAGTAGCGTCGGCTCCTCGTCCAGCTCGCTATCCCGTCCCCAGCTGCCTCTCCCAGTTTCAGCCTCATCCTGGTCCAACATCCCCAGCACCCCCTTGATCCACCCGGCTGCTGACACTAGAGGCTCTGGACACCCTGAGATGATCAAGAGCGTCCCTTCACAGCCGCCATCTGCTACAGACGCAACAAACTATTATGTGTTGCCGCTGGAAGCCTCAGGGATACCACCCGGCAGCGTTCTGGTCAACCCGCACACAGGTGGGTGACTCCGTGCCTCCGTGTGAACATGAAAAGCCAGAGTTTAGTGGCCCAATCTACTGCATTAAATCAAAGTCAGTTTTTCCCAAAATaaattttttctgtcttgtaaTTTTCTGGTTTGCTAATGAATATTCATGGCTTGAGGACAGAATTACAGGTTGGTGCAGGGCTGCACTGGGTTTGTCTGTCAAATTAGTAGTCAGACCAAAGCACGCTGATCAAAATGCATTGAACAGATGGGAGAGATCTGTAAATATTCATCGTTGGCCCGACACGCAGTTGTGCACTGTTGGGCTACGAACTGAACTTCATATACTGCCAAGGTTGTTAATTCTcattcactctcctctcccagACCATGTTTGGGTGTGTCCTTCCCTGTCATGAGGGGCATAATTCAAGTGTTTCCTTTTGTATGATGCTGAattattagtgtgtgtgtgtgtgtgtagctcacATCGCTGTGGTTTCTGGTCTCTTATGAATTTAATCTGACAGGCAAGCCTTTCATCCACCCCGACGGCAGCACTGTAGTTTATAACCCGGCCACTGTCGCCCCGGCTGCTGGCAGGAACCCACAGCAGGGGAAACCCCCACAGCAGCCAATCGCTGCCCCAGCACATCAACAGCCAACCAATCACCTCCACTCGCAGGTCAGTGGGTGGGACTACATTTTTCAGCAGGAATCTTGACTTTTTCTTCATTCACATTAAATTCATGTAAAGActacagtgttttttctttctaagTTTCTCTAACCTCACTAACTTGTAGCTTTTAAATGGGAGCTGATAGTAGAATGGTTGGAGCTTAATTGACTGCTTAACAAACGCTTccactgtccaatcagagcttaGCAACCATAAAGCACTGTCAAACTTTTTTTAGTCTTTCCAAAAGCCAAAGTGTGAGCTGCTCTAGTGTAAACTGCAAACATTAGCTTGTCTGGCTAACTAACTTACTACCTGCACTAGTAACCTAGTTTTGCTTGCAAGGCTAAGGCGCATTTCATACCCCATCATAATGTGTGATAACAGGCCGTGTGGTGAAGCACTGTGTGTGCTTGTCCTACATGGTGCTTAATCAGAGTGTAATGTTGCCGCCTCTGTCCCGCTCTTTATTGGATGTGGGGACTTTTACGGTCCAGCTACTGCAGCCAGTGTTCCCCCGAGACAGCGCAACGTTTGCCAAACACATCAGTCCTCATCCTAAAAGTCTGCTCTCTCGTAAAATGGAAAGTTAGAACCTGCTGTTTGAAGATATCTGTATCTAACCTCTCTGGGTGTAAGCACGTGGGCTAAGCAGCCAAATGAGATAATCATCAATAAACAGCAGTTTGCCTGGAACATGTAGCTTTAACCTCAGTATTTTAGCATATGTATCCCATTATCAACCAAATGGGCTTTAAACATTGAAAagtcagcagagagaaaagtaGAGACAGCGTTTTCAACCAACTCAtagagctaatgttagcctatTAGCTAGCTAGTTGGGCTTTGCAAACAGTCGGTTGAGGCTCCCATCTTTTTACTAGCATCCTTCCTCTAGTCTCATCTCCTTTCCTGTCCATTTcttctccccttccctcctcagccgatctgtcctcctctccagctgtcCTCTGAGCCTGTCCACAACCCAACGGTCTCgtatcctcttcctcctcctcttcctccttctcagtTCCTGCCCGTCTGTCCTAACCAACAGTACACTGTGGTACAGAACTACTTTCTTCCATTTTATTATTCTTCCCCCGCTCCATCTCCTGTCAGACCTGGCTCattaagagtttatttataGACTTTTCTCTGAGcagttaaatgaataaatgaaagtcTGACACAGATGTCCAAATATTCTGCTCAGTTTGTGTCGGGCTGAGGAAATGCTCTGAGCTCTATTCTGACCCAGGtcttcatactgtatgtatgtgccTTTAAATGAGCTCCTGGATAAGTTATCTTCTgtgatatattaaaaaaaatctatctaCATGTACATAATTGGAGGTTTGGCTGAACAAGACTCTTGTTAATATTATCTAAAAATCAAGCATAGCATTATCTCACCTTTGCAAACTTCAGATCTTATTACTCTCCCAATGAACTGTTCAGTTTGGGGTTTTTCTTTTGGTGGAAAGGTGTATGTAAATCCAGCAGGCGCCATTCCCCACATATATAGATCATGCATTCACTTAACCTCATTTTTGACCTGGTTTTAGTGAAAGACATGCCTCTGTGACTAATTATGCCTGTGGAAAGTTccattaatatttaattcatcaccAGATGTTAGCACTGAATAATCCATGACTAAAAACACTACTTTTCCAACAACATGTCAGAAATGACCTGAACTGGCGTGCAGCGGcgatgcaaaaaaagaaaaaaaaaacagttcaattTACACTCTGCTCGTCTCCGCCGCAGACCTGGGTCAGATTTAaactctctgtgtttgtttaaaccTTCAAGGGAAATGTCAGTTTAGTAAACGTCTTTGATTTAGCGCTTAGCTTAGAAGTTGGCTGACTGTCCCTGGTGGTTGTGTTGATCCATATTCTGAGCAGATTGAATGATTAAAAAGCTGTGGTTCTGGTGGTCAGTGCCCTCGTGCTGGATATTCATGTGTAACTGGTGGTGTCTTGTGCCGCATTGCGTTTACCTCTCCAGCCTGACACCCTCAACGCCCAGTTCAGTCACATGACTCTGGCGCAGCAGCAGCCCGGCGACAGCGGGGCTTCGGTTCCGGAAGCCCGCCACTATCCCACTGTgtaccaccaccacccctcctcTGTGGTACTGCAGGGAGCCCCTCCTTCACAGCAGGTCGCCAGCTACATGTTGGCAGGGCCGTCGGGAGGACACCCAGGGATGCTACAGGGTCAGCACGTTGCACTGCAGACCCAGGGCCCCAACCATGCATATCCCAGCTCCACCCCGGGCCCCGCTGCTTTTCCCGGGTCCACGCTGAACCAGCCGCTACTCCAGCAGCACACATACATCCAACAGCCTGTCCAGCAGGTAGGGCCATCTGAAATCACACCGGCTGTCTACAAAATGTGGTGATTTGTCTGTCGGTCTCAGCCATGCAGTGGAAACCAGCTTCATGACTAATCCTTCATTTCTCCCGTCGCTGTGAAGTGCATTCAAATGCGTCTGCCGATGTGTCACACAGTCCTTGAGTTTGTGTTAATGCGTCTCTTACAGATGTCCACGTGTTACTGCTCTTCAGCGCACCACCCCCACTgctccagccagcagcagcactacCGGCCCCCCGTCAACTCGCTGCCCTATAACTGCCCTCAGAGCCAAAACCTGCCCCAGCAACAAGGTATGAACAGACGATCACTGTTAACTATTGAGGCTTTTATTTCCTCGAGACAACCTGCCAGATTATTTCCCCTTTTGACACCAGAAGAATGTGCGTCACACAGCAGACGGTTTCAGACAAAAATTTGATTTGAAGTGCGACTAAATGACCTGTTGAGATGGATTCATttttcacagagacacacacacacaggcgtcCTCAGCCACACAAAgtcccattaaaaaaaaaaagtattttacaCTTAAATAGTCGTTAAATAGCTGTGTTGTGTGACAAACACACCTGGATACGGAGAAACAGCAGGTTACCCTACCCTTCATGCCTCCAGATTTCTGTGATGAACCAAAGCTGCATCTTATTCAAACAAGGCTTTGAAATAGCTGCATGTCGGATCTAAAGACAAATCAAAGGGTGTTTTTAATAAATGAGGTCTGCAGCCTCTGATGTGAAGCGACTGATTTTGCTTTGAATTTCCAGACTTCGTGTCGTCAAGAGCGAAGCTCAGCCTTGCTGCTTTATCAAGAGTCGTCCTCTATCCGTAGACTTTGTTAACTTCCCACTTTCAGCTCTTAGAtagcattgttttgtttttgttgttctcgTGTGTTTCTTCACAAGGGAGCTATGCCAGCCGTGGTCCGACGGCTCTACTGAAGGACAaatatttctccctctctttcctctctgtttgtttgttttcacaagTTCAGATGTCTCCCCGGGAGTCATCCACttgattattcttttttttcttcttcttcctcctcctcttctttttcgCCACAGGAGTTGAGATTGTTAGCTCCTgctcagtctttctctctcaagcacacacacacacacatttaactgGATGTAATGTTGGCATGGTTGTGACTtgtacagcctcacacacacgctggtgcacacacacatctgtgtaaGTGGCTGCGGCACTATTCTGTCATCTGTAGGCTGCAAATGCGGCTTCCCTGCTGGGGAGCCGGGGAATAGACAGCGGACAAATGAAGCTGACCTACAAAGGCAAAGGACAGCAATTATTTCTTagggaaacagaaaaaagtcacTTGTTTCCcttctgtttttgcattaattaaacaaaaaaaatgtaagaccAGCTAAAGGTGAAGAGACTGTGGCATGCATTGCACATTTAATAAATAAGTTATCAGTGGGAATTCTCTGACGGCCCAGTCGGTGTCCACAGAGAAACCTGCGAATGTTTCCACCCACTTGCA
It includes:
- the LOC121627365 gene encoding R3H domain-containing protein 1 isoform X2, with amino-acid sequence MRMSDTVDTETMKVSEAADTVSSPKDSAAKSEVTDQSQSSRDEHGGNNKRDAQDGFLLQPFEKEDRATQDQAEKEDRCDKVDKPEKTQRKMLSRDSSQDYTDSTGIDLHEFLVNTLKGNPRDRIMLLKLEQDILDFISNNESQKRKFPPMTPYHRMLLHRVAAYFGMDHNVDPSGKSVVINKTTNTRIPDQKFSEHIKDDRADDFQKRYILKRDNSSFDREDSTIRMRLKADKRSKSMEEREEEYQRARERIFAHDGDQFILDRSAQDQDACMSTQQRRQMFRLRAGRSGASRQSSSETETLPRHGEPRPWSSTDSSDSSNRLAPRPAITKASSFSGISPGLVRGDSTASSKSTGRLSKTGSESCSSVGSSSSSLSRPQLPLPVSASSWSNIPSTPLIHPAADTRGSGHPEMIKSVPSQPPSATDATNYYVLPLEASGIPPGSVLVNPHTGKPFIHPDGSTVVYNPATVAPAAGRNPQQGKPPQQPIAAPAHQQPTNHLHSQPDTLNAQFSHMTLAQQQPGDSGASVPEARHYPTVYHHHPSSVVLQGAPPSQQVASYMLAGPSGGHPGMLQGQHVALQTQGPNHAYPSSTPGPAAFPGSTLNQPLLQQHTYIQQPVQQMSTCYCSSAHHPHCSSQQQHYRPPVNSLPYNCPQSQNLPQQQVHQAVMPNPASSYQTIVGVQPTPNLALTGNQQSNMGNQMQGMMVQYPPMQSYQVSVPQQTYQQPVFVSCQPGQGAVAVAGMQPCYSLLPPNQHTTMSSTVSFLPAQMMEQLQFPQTSSPCVSQQHPGQQYAGLLPPGPSSGMVMLQMTAPPCQQPRAPSPCQRKQPNYKHPGAEHQRSRRPAELPPPPDNTQSSLPSSPALTPLPGQPPSVKGLPSGISSIPVMAHHPQLPTAFCHSGQGEAHYSLLGQPLQYKPSIRPPLIHTAHMVAKHQGPLGVWRSGHGRRASRKPLSSDLSVGEAVSSQILEVTDPPEGISCTDSHHLLAELCKGGELIQRLSDHQPRLRNTTRDAPSGDLASSYSIFSMLPSRFAAPSAALHHSGPRATFKLRTSARHKGEPRDSDKAGS
- the LOC121627365 gene encoding R3H domain-containing protein 1 isoform X1 gives rise to the protein MRMSDTVDTETMKVSEAADTVSSPKDSAAKSEVTDQSQSSRDEHGGNNKRDAQDGFLLQPFEKEDRATQDQAEKEDRCDKVDKPEKTQRKMLSRDSSQDYTDSTGIDLHEFLVNTLKGNPRDRIMLLKLEQDILDFISNNESQKRKFPPMTPYHRMLLHRVAAYFGMDHNVDPSGKSVVINKTTNTRIPDQKFSEHIKDDRADDFQKRYILKRDNSSFDREDSTIRMRLKADKRSKSMEEREEEYQRARERIFAHDGDQFILDRSAQDQDACMSTQQRRQMFRLRAGRSGASRQSSSETETLPRHGEPRPWSSTDSSDSSNRLAPRPAITKASSFSGISPGLVRGDSTASSKSTGRLSKTGSESCSSVGSSSSSLSRPQLPLPVSASSWSNIPSTPLIHPAADTRGSGHPEMIKSVPSQPPSATDATNYYVLPLEASGIPPGSVLVNPHTGKPFIHPDGSTVVYNPATVAPAAGRNPQQGKPPQQPIAAPAHQQPTNHLHSQPDTLNAQFSHMTLAQQQPGDSGASVPEARHYPTVYHHHPSSVVLQGAPPSQQVASYMLAGPSGGHPGMLQGQHVALQTQGPNHAYPSSTPGPAAFPGSTLNQPLLQQHTYIQQPVQQMSTCYCSSAHHPHCSSQQQHYRPPVNSLPYNCPQSQNLPQQQVHQAVMPNPASSYQTIVGVQPTPNLALTGNQQSNMGNQMQGMMVQYPPMQSYQQVSVPQQTYQQPVFVSCQPGQGAVAVAGMQPCYSLLPPNQHTTMSSTVSFLPAQMMEQLQFPQTSSPCVSQQHPGQQYAGLLPPGPSSGMVMLQMTAPPCQQPRAPSPCQRKQPNYKHPGAEHQRSRRPAELPPPPDNTQSSLPSSPALTPLPGQPPSVKGLPSGISSIPVMAHHPQLPTAFCHSGQGEAHYSLLGQPLQYKPSIRPPLIHTAHMVAKHQGPLGVWRSGHGRRASRKPLSSDLSVGEAVSSQILEVTDPPEGISCTDSHHLLAELCKGGELIQRLSDHQPRLRNTTRDAPSGDLASSYSIFSMLPSRFAAPSAALHHSGPRATFKLRTSARHKGEPRDSDKAGS